A genomic region of Gemmata massiliana contains the following coding sequences:
- the tssB gene encoding type VI secretion system contractile sheath small subunit: protein MGSESLQKKLDRVRKPRVHITYDVETEGALVVKELPFVVGVLGDFSGQPTEPLKPLKERKFIQIDRDNFNDVMSRMTPGLNLKVKNTLKDDGSDLGLQLKFSNMDDFSPEKVAQQVDPVKKLIETRDRLRDLLTKVDRSEGLEGLLEKVLSNTEELKKLADQVGAQPADGQ, encoded by the coding sequence ATGGGTAGCGAGAGCTTGCAGAAGAAGCTGGACCGGGTTCGCAAACCGCGGGTCCACATCACGTATGACGTGGAGACAGAAGGCGCGCTGGTGGTCAAGGAACTGCCGTTCGTGGTCGGCGTCCTGGGCGACTTCTCCGGCCAGCCGACCGAGCCGCTCAAGCCGCTGAAGGAGCGCAAGTTCATCCAGATCGACCGCGACAACTTCAACGACGTGATGAGCCGGATGACGCCCGGGCTGAACCTGAAGGTGAAGAACACCCTCAAGGACGACGGGTCCGACCTCGGGCTGCAACTCAAGTTCAGCAACATGGACGACTTCTCCCCGGAGAAGGTCGCCCAACAGGTCGATCCCGTCAAGAAGCTCATCGAAACCCGGGACCGGCTCCGCGACCTGCTCACGAAGGTCGACCGCTCCGAGGGCCTCGAAGGGCTCCTCGAAAAGGTGCTCTCGAACACCGAAGAACTCAAGAAGCTGGCCGATCAGGTCGGCGCGCAACCAGCCGACGGGCAGTAA
- the tssC gene encoding type VI secretion system contractile sheath large subunit — MANEQQAAGAAGATTTVEAGSLLDQVLTATKQTERTRAEELIRTLTEEALKGTVAYSKNVTVTINQAIKAIDAAVSKQLNAVMHHPDFLKLEGSWRGLHHLVMNSETSTNLKLKVLNVSKRELFKDVDKAVEFDQSQIFKKLYENEFGTPGGEPYGSLIGDYEFTNHPEDIELLSKMSNVAAAAFCPFVSAADPKLFGFDKGWTDLSTPRDLSKVFDSAEYAKWKSFRDSDDSRFVSLTMPRVLARLPYGATTKPVEAFGYEEGEFDKNGSPKALDHANYCWMNSAYVMGTKLTDAFAKYGWCVAIRGAEGGGKVEGLPAHVFKSDDGDPDLKCPTEIGITDRREKELSDLGFLPLCHYKNTDYAVFFGSQTAQKPKKYDKPEATANAAISARLPYIMASSRIAHYLKVMARDKIGTFMETKDCEDWLNQWISQYVNSNPNAGQEMKAKYPLAEAKVTVAEIPGKPGSYNAVAYLRPWLQFEELTTSLRMVARIPKIG; from the coding sequence ATGGCCAACGAACAACAAGCGGCCGGGGCCGCGGGCGCGACCACAACCGTTGAGGCCGGCAGCCTGCTCGATCAAGTGCTGACCGCGACCAAGCAGACCGAGCGGACACGGGCCGAGGAACTGATCCGCACGCTCACCGAAGAGGCGCTCAAGGGCACGGTCGCCTACTCGAAGAACGTGACCGTAACCATCAACCAGGCAATCAAGGCCATCGACGCGGCCGTGTCGAAGCAACTGAACGCCGTGATGCACCACCCGGACTTCCTCAAACTCGAGGGCTCGTGGCGCGGGCTGCACCACCTCGTCATGAACAGCGAAACGAGCACCAACCTCAAGCTGAAGGTGCTCAACGTCTCCAAGCGAGAACTGTTCAAGGACGTGGACAAGGCGGTCGAGTTCGACCAGTCGCAGATCTTCAAGAAGCTCTACGAGAACGAGTTCGGCACGCCCGGCGGCGAGCCCTACGGGTCGCTCATCGGCGACTACGAGTTCACCAACCACCCCGAAGACATCGAGCTCCTGTCGAAGATGTCGAACGTGGCGGCGGCGGCGTTCTGCCCGTTCGTCAGCGCGGCCGACCCAAAACTGTTCGGGTTCGACAAGGGCTGGACGGATCTCTCCACCCCGCGCGACCTGTCCAAGGTCTTCGACTCGGCCGAGTACGCAAAGTGGAAATCGTTCCGCGACTCGGACGATTCGCGGTTCGTGTCCCTCACGATGCCCCGGGTGCTGGCGCGGCTGCCCTACGGCGCGACCACCAAGCCCGTCGAGGCGTTCGGTTATGAGGAGGGCGAGTTCGACAAGAACGGCTCTCCGAAGGCCCTGGACCATGCGAACTACTGCTGGATGAACTCGGCCTACGTGATGGGCACGAAGCTCACCGATGCGTTCGCCAAGTACGGCTGGTGCGTGGCGATCCGCGGGGCCGAGGGCGGCGGGAAGGTGGAGGGGCTGCCGGCCCACGTGTTCAAGAGCGACGACGGTGACCCGGACCTGAAGTGCCCGACAGAAATCGGTATCACGGACCGCCGCGAGAAGGAACTCAGCGACCTCGGGTTCCTCCCGCTGTGCCACTACAAGAACACCGACTACGCCGTGTTCTTTGGCTCGCAGACCGCGCAGAAGCCGAAGAAATACGACAAGCCGGAGGCCACCGCGAACGCCGCGATCTCGGCGCGCCTGCCGTACATCATGGCCAGTTCGCGCATCGCCCACTACCTGAAGGTCATGGCCCGGGACAAGATCGGTACCTTCATGGAAACGAAGGACTGCGAGGACTGGCTGAACCAGTGGATCAGCCAGTACGTCAACTCGAACCCGAACGCGGGCCAGGAGATGAAGGCCAAGTACCCGCTGGCCGAAGCGAAGGTGACCGTAGCCGAGATCCCGGGCAAGCCGGGCTCGTACAACGCGGTCGC
- the tssA gene encoding type VI secretion system protein TssA has product MPSADVLDFEKLLAPIPGEKPTGADLRVNAGPTSLYYQVKDGRSAARAAERRIEGGQDESPPDWKPVVTAATKALGETTKDLELVAYLIEGLCRTQGVAGIRDGFKLARGLAENFWDGLLPTPDEDGLATTLGPLAGLNGDDAEGTLIAPINRIAITDSASFGKLTTAVYLQAVAVAKIVDPEARERRIAAGSPSMEMVQKAVDETPAPFYRTLIEDLAAALEEFAKLNAVLDEKGGRFAPPSSAIRNGIEGVLAAINDVARGKLAVTATTAAPPSDAPSGTDAGGQPSTGGDSGAGGERLPTVRTRDDALNAILQLSDYFRRTEPHSMVPYALEQAVRWARMPLPELMTELIDDDSARRALFKQVGIRNTDS; this is encoded by the coding sequence ATGCCGTCCGCGGACGTGCTGGATTTCGAGAAGTTACTCGCACCGATCCCCGGTGAGAAGCCGACCGGGGCGGACCTCCGGGTCAACGCCGGGCCGACGTCCCTCTATTACCAGGTGAAGGACGGGCGGAGCGCGGCTCGCGCCGCCGAGCGCCGGATCGAGGGCGGACAGGACGAATCGCCCCCAGACTGGAAGCCGGTCGTCACCGCCGCGACAAAGGCGCTGGGCGAGACGACGAAAGACCTCGAACTGGTCGCGTACCTGATCGAAGGGCTGTGCCGCACTCAAGGTGTCGCGGGCATTCGCGACGGGTTCAAGCTTGCCCGCGGGTTGGCAGAAAACTTCTGGGACGGGTTGCTCCCCACTCCCGACGAAGACGGACTCGCGACCACGCTAGGACCGCTCGCCGGGCTGAACGGAGACGACGCCGAAGGGACGTTGATCGCGCCGATCAACCGGATCGCGATCACCGACTCGGCCTCGTTCGGGAAACTCACCACGGCGGTGTACCTGCAAGCGGTGGCGGTGGCGAAGATCGTCGATCCCGAGGCGCGCGAGCGCCGGATCGCGGCCGGGTCGCCGAGTATGGAGATGGTGCAGAAGGCCGTCGACGAGACGCCGGCACCGTTCTACCGCACGCTAATTGAAGACCTGGCCGCGGCACTCGAAGAGTTCGCGAAACTCAACGCGGTTCTCGACGAGAAGGGCGGCCGGTTCGCCCCACCCTCGTCCGCAATCCGCAACGGGATCGAAGGGGTGTTGGCCGCGATCAACGACGTGGCGCGCGGGAAACTCGCCGTTACTGCAACGACCGCGGCACCGCCGAGCGACGCCCCTTCGGGTACGGACGCGGGCGGCCAACCCAGTACGGGCGGGGATAGCGGCGCGGGGGGTGAGCGGCTCCCGACGGTCCGCACCCGCGACGACGCCCTCAACGCGATCCTCCAGTTGAGCGACTACTTCCGGCGCACCGAACCGCACTCGATGGTCCCCTACGCGCTCGAACAGGCCGTGCGGTGGGCGCGGATGCCGCTCCCGGAACTGATGACGGAACTGATCGACGACGACTCCGCCCGCCGCGCGCTGTTCAAGCAGGTGGGCATCCGCAACACCGACAGTTGA